In one window of Brachyhypopomus gauderio isolate BG-103 chromosome 16, BGAUD_0.2, whole genome shotgun sequence DNA:
- the LOC143477396 gene encoding zinc finger BED domain-containing protein 5-like has translation MLAFSLGGEKRKTSLCRSPSLFDRDFPRHHPENTPKKDGFANIKRHYESKHASFSATFPVGSIARKDKIEALKLSYSTTSTILTTSSTAAEKATAASLRVTWELAKKGKPFVDAELVKVCTLGIVEELFAGDKHKDDIVNRVKQVQLSDSTAARRLETLYEDSFSALLAELKCVDYMSVAADESTDATDTAQLSVFVIYFNGELFKEELLCLLPLKSNTTGEAMYNSMKSFFDKNSLELDKINLLVTDGEPSMIGRKRGLASRLMSDHPAVNSLHCIIHQTVLCAKLSGEMKGVMDTVIKIVNHIRSTSSLQHRLFKMLLQEQEAQYSDLLQHNDVRWLSRGRVLQRFFALRKEITEFLSIQKTKKADEFSQFMQDQESVALVAFLCDITNHLNNLNLQLQGGDSNVGELFEKVSAFQTTLGVFVADIEGKKLHFPTLHDVPTNGIVLSRMVALLKNLSENFRSRFHNFKIPQQLLLFVRNPFAVAITGSCPAEAKNAVPAIDEGAFQLELVQMQANDVLKAKFREERLCEFWAHSVHQYPNSKRLAIHILTMFGSTYICESGFSVMNLIKDKKRNRLTDSHLNQCLHIALTSQKPNFSKLSKEMRCVTSHSACSQ, from the exons ATGCTGGCTTTCTCCCTCGgaggagaaaagagaaaaacTTCTCTGTGTCGTAGCCCCAGCCTTTTTGATAGGGATTTTCCTCGCCATCACCCAGAAAACACTCCAAAGAAGGATGGCT TTGCTAACATTAAGCGCCATTACGAGTCAAAACATGCTAGCTTCAGTGCAACTTTTCCGGTTGGTAGCATTGCACGAAAAGACAAAATTGAGGCCTTAAAGTTGTCTTATTCTACCACATCAACCATCTTGACGACTTCCTCTACTGCTGCTGAAAAAGCCACCGCTGCTTCGCTGCGTGTAACCTGGGAGCTGGCTAAAAAGGGCAAGCCATTTGTGGATGCTGAGCTTGTGAAAGTGTGCACATTGGGAATCGTGGAGGAGTTGTTTGCCGGTGACAAACACAAAGATGACATCGTTAACCGTGTGAAGCAGGTTCAGCTTTCGGATTCAACGGCGGCACGGAGACTAGAAACTTTGTATGAGGACAGTTTTTCTGCTTTACTTGCTGAACTGAAGTGTGTGGATTACATGTCAGTAGCTGCGGACGAGTCTACAGATGCAACAGACACTGCACAGCTGTCCGTGTTTGTGATATATTTTAACGGGGAGCTTTTCAAAGAGGAGCTGCTGTGCCTTTTGCCCCTCAAGAGCAATACAACAGGTGAGGCCATGTACAATTCTATGAAAAGTTTCTTTGATAAGAATTCTCTGGAGCTGGATAAAATCAACCTCCTTGTAACTGACGGTGAGCCATCTATGATAGGACGAAAGAGGGGCTTAGCATCACGTCTCATGTCAGACCACCCCGCAGTTAACTCACTACACTGCATTATTCACCAGACGGTGTTGTGTGCCAAACTGTCCGGTGAAATGAAAGGAGTGATGGACACAGTGATCAAAATTGTAAATCACATTCGCTCGACTTCAAGTTTACAGCACCGGCTTTTCAAAATGCTACTACAGGAGCAAGAAGCTCAATATTCAGACCTACTACAGCACAACGATGTCAGATGGCTGAGCAGGGGGCGAGTCCTACAGCGCTTCTTTGCACTGCGCAAAGAAATCACAGAATTTCTTTCCattcaaaaaacaaagaaagcaGATGAGTTCTCTCAGTTTATGCAAGATCAGGAATCTGTGGCTCTGGTTGCATTTCTGTGTGATATCACTAATCACTTGAACAATCTTAACCTGCAGCTCCAAGGTGGGGATTCGAATGTGGGAGAGCTCTTTGAAAAAGTGAGCGCTTTTCAGACAACCTTGGGCGTATTCGTGGCGGACATAGAGGGGAAAAAACTTCACTTCCCTACCCTGCATGATGTTCCTACAAATGGGATTGTGTTGTCACGAATGGTAGCACTGTTAAAAAATCTGTCAGAGAACTTCAGATCGCGGTTTCACAACTTCAAAATCCCACAGCAACTGCTACTGTTTGTGCGCAACCCGTTCGCCGTTGCTATCACCGGGAGCTGCCCAGCAGAGGCAAAAAACGCTGTGCCTGCTATCGATGAGGGTGCTTTCCAGCTGGAACTGGTCCAGATGCAGGCTAATGATGTCCTAAAAGCCAAGTTCAGAGAGGAGAGACTGTGTGAATTTTGGGCACACTCTGTTCATCAGTATCCGAACTCTAAAAGACTCGCTATACACATTTTGACAATGTTCGGATCCACCTACATATGCGAGTCGGGGTTTTCAGTGATGAATCTAATTAAGGACAAAAAGCGCAATAGACTCACCGACTCACATCTCAACCAGTGCTTGCATATTGCCTTGACATCTCAGAAACCAAACTTCAGTAAGCTCTCAAAGGAAATGAGATGTGTTACCTCACATTCAGCATGTAGTCAATAA